GAGGGCCCGACCAGGCAGACGAACTCGCCCTCACGGACCTCCAGGTCGAAGTCGACGATGGCAGGCACGTCGCCCGCGAGCGACGGGTAGACCTTCCGCGCCGCGCGGGCGACGACCTTCGGCTCCAACGTCCACTCACCTCTCACGGCAGGCGGCCGGGCGGCGCTGCCCGCGCCCCCGGCCGCCCCCCGACGCCCAGGCTACTCCCGGTACGGCCCGGCCATCTCCAGGGCCCACTCGGCGTACTCGGTCGTGATGACCTTGGAGAGGTCGATGGGCTCGTCGTAGTCGGTGCGTCCGTTCTCGCGGTGGACGCGCTCCACGTCGGCGAGGCCGTCCACCGGGATCGTGAGGTCAGGGTCGTAGACGACGGGCGTGCCGGTCCTTATGGCCTCCTCCGTCGAGTTCACGTAGGCGAGGTAGGCGGCGATGTTCTCGTCGGAGAGGTAGTCGTCGCCCTGCATCAGGCGGGACGCCTCGAGCAGCGCCAGCGCGAAGCGCCGGGCGACCTCGGGCCGGTCCTCGAGGAAGTGCCCGGAGCCGACGAACGCCACGGTCATCAGCCCGGGCACCAGGTCGGTGGCGAGCGTGACGGCCGTGCCGTCGGCCTCGACCTGCTCGGCGTATGGCGAGCCCAGCACCGCCGCGTCGATGGAGCCGTTGGCGAAGGCGGCCGGCATGTCGGCGTTGGCGAGGTTGATGGGCTGCACGTCGCGGATCGTCAGGCCGCCGCGCTCGAGCGCCTTGGCCGCCAGGTACTCGCCGCCTGAGCCGGGTCCGCCGGCCATCGCGACCGTGCGTCCGCGCAGCTCCTCGATCGTGTCGACGGCGCCGGAGTCGTAGAGGTCCTTGCGCACCATGAACTTCGTCGGGCTGTTCTCGAACGGCTCGAGACCCC
This genomic stretch from Trueperaceae bacterium harbors:
- a CDS encoding NrtA/SsuA/CpmA family ABC transporter substrate-binding protein, encoding IDIVASGTEAIAFLEQGQIDVGGIAIVTSLWNGWNQGIDIRVFAPGGLEPFENSPTKFMVRKDLYDSGAVDTIEELRGRTVAMAGGPGSGGEYLAAKALERGGLTIRDVQPINLANADMPAAFANGSIDAAVLGSPYAEQVEADGTAVTLATDLVPGLMTVAFVGSGHFLEDRPEVARRFALALLEASRLMQGDDYLSDENIAAYLAYVNSTEEAIRTGTPVVYDPDLTIPVDGLADVERVHRENGRTDYDEPIDLSKVITTEYAEWALEMAGPYRE